A single window of Excalfactoria chinensis isolate bCotChi1 chromosome 13, bCotChi1.hap2, whole genome shotgun sequence DNA harbors:
- the REEP2 gene encoding receptor expression-enhancing protein 2 isoform X4 produces MMYWIVFAFFTTAETLTDIVLSWFPFYFELKIAFVIWLLSPYTKGSSVLYRKFVHPTLSNKEKEIDEYITQARDKSYETMMRVGKRGLNLAANAAVTAAAKGQGVLSEKLRSFSMQDLTLIRDEDAVHLQSHESQLRPSGGSLLETIEDSVSCYSSGEESSTAQRPNGTPSEIRTDPSDEDTGDKLPKRVQSLKAPKKMTKSELPVKSMKARPKKKTAGSLTSGESS; encoded by the exons ATGATGTACTGGattgtttttgcctttttcaccactgcagaaacGCTCACAGACATTGTTCTTTCCTG GTTTCCCTTTTATTTCGAGTTGAAAATCGCATTTGTGATTTGGCTGCTCTCTCCTTACACCAAGGGCTCCAGTGTCCTCTACAGGAAGTTTGTGCACCCAACGCTTTCCAATAAAGAGAAG GAAATCGATGAATACATTACTCAGGCACGTGACAAAAGCTATGAAACCATGATGAGAGTTGGTAAAAGAGGATTAAACCTGGCTGCCAATGCAGCAGTTACTGCAGCTGCAAAG GGCCAAGGAGTTTTGTCTGAGAAGCTACGAAGTTTCAGCATGCAGGATCTCACTCTGATCCGGGACGAAGATGCTGTGCATTTGCAAAGCCATGAGTCACAGCTTCGACCCTCTGGAGGAAGCCTCCTTGAAACTATTGAAGATTCAG tGTCCTGTTACTCCTcaggagaggagagcagcactgcacagagacCCAACGGAACCCCATCAGAGATTAGAACAGACCCATCAGATGAAGATACAGGGGACAAACTGCCAAAACGTGTACAGAGCCTCAAAGCTCCTAAGAAGATGACAAAATCTGAG ctGCCTGTAAAAAGCATGAAAGCCCGCCCTAAGAAGAAAACTGCAGGTTCTCTTACTTCTGGAGAGTCATCCTAA